One part of the Vibrio ponticus genome encodes these proteins:
- a CDS encoding AAA family ATPase has product MKIYISKTLGINDYDGFHLIQDHIGTSHINPWDDFGYIVTFNLYHVSDECKTKIESLKLLINGETNTAKYLFDKGLDVTGKITDVTAIIGSLQAVSIGASKSYYQKIRAVLENNKKDITNLLEMLHDASYLFGERESYESYEGFSATIFRDGETANSLIMKGYNVAIGTYERKEAFSLILDPPAASIDPIEFKFDVSKRIAKTNISLLIGENGTGKSHILKRLSEVMLGITSNKNAWPFFHKLIVAAYSPFESFYTKEQILDLLDTKKNKKKNKNNRKNKEYKAQRSSQINKYAYIGFKNDNNEFSLTWPRVFSVNALKSIMKYDKEENWWTDNTRLKILKSTLSLSMEFDDIAVKLKSNNKFQLVEDDSYKEFDKYKEDIDEQEGLFFLKNGHPIPLSSGQEIFSYMIPSLVSEIEDESLIIIDEPELYLHPTLEVGLINMLKRLLGETNSSAIIATHSAIIAREVAKDGILILKKNDGYTSVSTPEIQTYGESLEVIIGEAFDDFDTIKPFQHEIDALISNETKLNKVISSISKDVGDEALVYINSSSFCNNEIEFERNK; this is encoded by the coding sequence ATGAAAATTTACATCTCAAAGACTCTTGGCATAAATGATTACGATGGATTTCATCTTATACAAGACCATATCGGTACAAGCCATATTAATCCTTGGGATGATTTTGGCTACATCGTAACCTTTAATCTCTATCACGTATCGGACGAATGCAAAACGAAAATCGAATCACTTAAGCTATTGATAAATGGGGAGACGAATACAGCTAAATATTTGTTCGATAAAGGTCTGGACGTTACAGGCAAAATCACGGATGTAACGGCAATAATTGGTAGCTTGCAAGCTGTCTCTATAGGGGCAAGTAAAAGTTACTACCAAAAAATCAGAGCGGTGCTTGAAAATAATAAAAAAGATATTACCAACTTACTTGAAATGCTCCACGACGCAAGCTATCTGTTTGGAGAGCGTGAATCCTATGAATCTTATGAGGGATTTAGTGCAACTATCTTCCGAGATGGAGAAACGGCTAATTCCTTAATAATGAAAGGTTATAATGTTGCAATTGGCACGTATGAAAGAAAAGAAGCATTTAGTTTAATTCTTGACCCACCCGCAGCATCGATAGACCCGATCGAATTTAAATTTGACGTATCAAAACGCATTGCTAAGACCAATATAAGCTTATTGATTGGTGAAAATGGGACTGGTAAAAGTCATATTTTGAAGAGGTTATCAGAGGTAATGCTCGGAATAACATCAAACAAAAATGCTTGGCCATTTTTTCATAAGTTGATTGTTGCAGCGTACTCGCCATTTGAAAGTTTTTATACAAAAGAACAGATTCTTGATTTGCTTGATACTAAGAAAAATAAGAAGAAAAACAAAAATAATAGAAAAAACAAAGAATACAAAGCGCAAAGAAGTAGTCAAATAAATAAGTATGCATACATTGGATTCAAAAATGACAATAATGAATTTAGCTTAACTTGGCCTAGAGTATTTAGTGTTAATGCTTTGAAGTCAATCATGAAATATGATAAAGAAGAAAATTGGTGGACGGATAATACACGATTAAAAATATTGAAATCTACTCTTTCCTTAAGTATGGAGTTTGATGATATTGCGGTTAAGCTAAAATCAAATAATAAGTTTCAACTCGTTGAAGATGATTCTTATAAAGAGTTTGACAAGTACAAAGAGGACATTGATGAACAAGAAGGATTATTTTTTCTAAAAAATGGGCATCCAATTCCTTTAAGTTCAGGACAGGAAATTTTTTCGTACATGATTCCATCGTTGGTTTCTGAAATCGAAGATGAAAGCTTAATTATAATAGATGAACCAGAACTTTATTTACATCCGACACTAGAGGTCGGGTTGATAAACATGCTTAAACGTTTGCTTGGTGAGACGAATTCGTCAGCTATAATAGCAACGCATTCAGCCATTATAGCTCGTGAAGTAGCGAAAGATGGCATTCTAATACTCAAGAAAAATGATGGGTATACAAGTGTTAGTACCCCTGAAATACAAACCTATGGGGAGTCTTTAGAGGTAATTATTGGCGAAGCATTTGATGATTTTGACACGATAAAACCATTTCAACATGAAATAGATGCATTGATTTCAAACGAAACCAAATTGAATAAAGTCATAAGCAGTATTTCTAAAGATGTTGGAGATGAGGCATTAGTTTATATTAACTCATCATCATTTTGTAATAATGAAATTGAGTTTGAGAGAAACAAATGA
- a CDS encoding oligosaccharide flippase family protein has protein sequence MKGLLWVLFEKVGLAALSMLVAFWYAILLGPEGFGIASMFLATTLLVTAIQNNMQQNPLVATNLDFASAMYASIKGWLLISVVTVALLYFALISYWGDEYWLLVLVCICHVPISSISKVLLAELLRNQEYKTIALRSVLGKLLGVVAGIALAYMGKVKLAILVQSLVDISVQLVIMATRSQLFSLSKVFTRFSRKETGIFVALFREGIPSGLSVIDGSFKNRGALILLGVLLGPYSSGVFALAMKLVDVPRTMIGYGLTTWAIGKLRASANSDFLLRDVFVSINHIGILVLAPAYLGMAAISLPLLTQFFGSEWAEASVITMLLCFYYLVLSLQLFVPPLLVIKQQTHKIMWATILSSVIAIIGSVFLVPALQIYGLLIALFLSLIPLLYKQDSETSKLLGVTTLNVIKETIGLILSAIIMLSALAYSRYWLEYENLYLLIVIGVFSYTLCLSCLYLLGMVDKAKFKKIISL, from the coding sequence ATGAAAGGACTTCTTTGGGTACTGTTTGAAAAAGTTGGTTTAGCAGCCCTTTCGATGCTTGTGGCATTTTGGTATGCGATCCTTTTAGGACCGGAAGGCTTTGGTATTGCTTCAATGTTTCTTGCAACAACGTTGTTAGTGACAGCAATTCAAAACAATATGCAGCAAAATCCGTTGGTTGCAACTAATCTTGATTTTGCCAGTGCAATGTATGCCAGCATTAAAGGCTGGCTTCTAATCTCGGTTGTAACGGTCGCTCTACTATATTTTGCATTGATCTCATATTGGGGTGACGAATACTGGTTGCTCGTGCTCGTCTGCATTTGTCATGTGCCGATCTCATCGATATCCAAAGTGCTGTTAGCTGAACTTTTGCGGAATCAGGAATATAAAACCATCGCATTACGTTCTGTGTTGGGAAAGCTATTAGGCGTCGTCGCAGGGATAGCACTTGCTTATATGGGAAAGGTTAAGTTGGCGATATTAGTACAAAGCCTTGTCGATATTTCGGTACAACTTGTGATTATGGCGACACGTTCGCAGCTCTTTTCATTGAGTAAGGTTTTTACTCGGTTTAGTCGAAAAGAAACAGGGATTTTTGTTGCTTTGTTTAGAGAAGGCATCCCTTCGGGACTGTCGGTGATAGACGGTAGCTTTAAAAATCGAGGTGCGCTAATCCTGCTCGGCGTTCTACTCGGTCCTTACTCATCTGGCGTATTTGCTTTGGCGATGAAGCTGGTTGATGTGCCAAGAACGATGATTGGCTATGGATTGACGACTTGGGCGATAGGAAAGCTTAGAGCGTCAGCGAATAGTGATTTTTTGCTGCGAGACGTATTCGTTTCGATAAACCACATCGGTATTCTCGTTTTGGCTCCGGCATATCTTGGTATGGCAGCAATTTCGCTACCACTACTAACCCAGTTTTTTGGTAGTGAGTGGGCAGAAGCTTCGGTCATCACTATGCTGCTGTGTTTCTACTACCTCGTTTTATCTTTGCAGTTATTCGTTCCTCCATTATTAGTTATTAAGCAACAAACGCATAAAATAATGTGGGCAACGATTCTGTCATCCGTCATAGCAATTATAGGCAGTGTTTTCTTAGTGCCTGCTTTGCAAATCTATGGGTTACTTATCGCGCTATTTTTATCCCTGATACCATTACTATATAAGCAAGATAGTGAGACGAGTAAATTACTTGGTGTAACAACGCTCAATGTGATCAAGGAGACGATCGGGTTGATTCTATCAGCGATCATTATGCTGTCGGCATTAGCTTACTCAAGATACTGGCTTGAGTACGAAAACCTATATTTACTGATCGTAATTGGCGTGTTCAGCTATACACTGTGCTTATCGTGTTTATATCTCTTAGGCATGGTAGACAAGGCTAAGTTCAAGAAAATAATAAGTCTTTAG